In Flavobacterium sp. CS20, a single window of DNA contains:
- a CDS encoding 5-(carboxyamino)imidazole ribonucleotide synthase, with product MPDYFSSNFKLGILGGGQLGKMLLYETRKFDIQTKVLDPSSEAPCKIACNEFVVGDLMNYDTVLNFAKDVDVLTIEIENVNVDALETLENQGKKVYPSAKTLKLIRDKGIQKEFYQQNKIPTSPFKCYQTQSEIEEDYKNDKFQLPIVWKSRTGGYDGRGVSILKNREDIKALPDTPCLLEQKINFKNELAVIVARSVSGEIKTYPVVEMEFHPTANQVEYVICPARISDEVSNQAQEVARKVSNAFQHVGLLSVELFQTQEDKILVNEVAPRPHNSGHYSIEGAYTNQFEQHLRAILDLPLGNTDSKVGAVMVNLVGDENHEGDVYYKNIDKILALKGVVPHIYGKTQTRPFRKMGHITIVDKDIDVARQMAEQVKNWIKVISKD from the coding sequence ATGCCTGACTACTTTTCTTCAAACTTTAAACTCGGTATCCTTGGTGGCGGTCAACTTGGCAAAATGTTATTGTATGAAACGCGAAAATTTGATATCCAAACCAAAGTATTAGACCCAAGCAGTGAAGCACCTTGTAAAATAGCTTGCAACGAATTTGTTGTAGGTGATTTGATGAATTATGATACGGTTTTAAATTTCGCAAAAGATGTTGATGTTTTAACCATTGAAATAGAAAATGTAAATGTTGATGCTTTAGAAACGCTTGAAAATCAAGGCAAAAAAGTTTATCCATCAGCTAAAACTTTGAAATTAATTCGAGATAAAGGCATTCAAAAAGAATTTTATCAGCAAAATAAAATCCCAACTTCACCTTTTAAATGCTATCAAACTCAATCTGAAATTGAAGAAGATTACAAAAATGATAAGTTTCAATTACCAATCGTTTGGAAAAGCCGTACTGGTGGTTATGACGGTCGAGGCGTGAGTATTTTAAAAAATAGAGAAGACATCAAAGCTTTGCCCGACACACCTTGTTTGTTAGAGCAAAAAATCAATTTTAAAAATGAATTAGCAGTCATTGTTGCACGCTCAGTAAGCGGTGAAATCAAAACTTATCCAGTAGTTGAAATGGAATTTCATCCAACGGCTAATCAAGTAGAGTATGTGATTTGCCCTGCAAGAATAAGTGATGAGGTTTCAAATCAAGCTCAGGAAGTTGCGAGGAAAGTTTCTAATGCTTTTCAACACGTAGGTTTGCTGTCGGTTGAATTATTTCAAACTCAAGAGGATAAAATTTTAGTTAACGAAGTTGCACCACGACCGCATAATTCAGGACATTATAGTATTGAAGGTGCTTATACCAATCAATTTGAGCAACATCTTAGAGCTATTTTAGACTTGCCACTCGGAAATACCGACTCTAAAGTTGGAGCGGTTATGGTCAATCTTGTAGGCGATGAAAACCATGAAGGTGATGTTTATTATAAAAATATCGACAAGATTTTAGCATTAAAAGGCGTCGTTCCACACATTTACGGTAAAACTCAAACCCGACCATTTCGCAAAATGGGGCATATCACTATAGTTGATAAAGATATAGATGTGGCTCGTCAAATGGCAGAACAGGTTAAAAATTGGATAAAAGTGATTTCTAAAGATTAA
- a CDS encoding thiamine pyrophosphate-dependent enzyme, whose protein sequence is MENTLQQDSSLSFEDFQKQVLEDYKIAVTSRECSLLGRREVLTGKAKFGIFGDGKEVPQIAWAKAFKNGDWRSGYYRDQTFMMVIGDLTIQEFFAGLYANTDIKQEPMSGGRQMGGHFMSHSLDENGAWKNLTKQKNSSPDISPTAGQMPRLLGLAQASQVYRAVKNINADKFSVKGNEIAWGTIGNASTSEGLFWETFNAAGVMQVPMVISVWDDDYGISVHAKHQTTKENISEILKGFQKEEDTNGYEILVVKGWDYVELIETYQKAETIAREQHVPVLIHVVELTQPQGHSTSGSHERYKSEERLKWEREYDCNAQMRQWMISNGIATEEDLNELEKDIKSEVRKGKQAAWKAFGERAKTASQELISILNKVVKSSENSSFIKPIIDKLKSNDEPLKSIVIASARKVLRYIRHEQFQAKDELIQWIENFSNEVKPDYSSHLYSQSQWRATNIEAITPEYDDDAKEVDGRIILRDNFDKIFETIPEALVFGEDSGEIGDVNQGLEGLQKKYGKIRVSDTGIREATILGQGIGLALRGLRPIAEIQYLDYLLYAIQTMSDDLATIHYRSKGKQKAPLIVRTRGHRLEGIWHSGSPMGGILNLVRGINVLVPRNMTQASGFYNTILESDEPALIIECLNGYRLKEKMPTNLGEFKTPVGVVETLKEGQDITLVSYGSTLRLVQQVAKELQEVDIDAEIIDVQSLLPFDLNHDIVKSVQKTNRLLVIDEDVPGGASSYILQNIIEKQNAYRYLDSQPQTLTSYAHRPAYGTDGDYFSKPSTEDIFEKVYAIMHEFKPEKYPELY, encoded by the coding sequence ATGGAGAATACTTTACAACAAGATAGTTCATTATCATTTGAAGACTTTCAAAAACAAGTTTTAGAAGATTATAAAATTGCTGTAACCAGTAGAGAATGCAGTCTATTAGGGCGAAGAGAGGTGCTTACAGGCAAAGCTAAATTTGGGATTTTTGGCGATGGCAAAGAAGTACCACAAATTGCTTGGGCTAAGGCTTTCAAAAACGGAGATTGGCGCTCAGGTTATTATCGCGACCAAACTTTTATGATGGTCATTGGAGACTTGACTATCCAAGAGTTTTTTGCTGGTTTGTATGCCAATACAGATATCAAACAAGAGCCTATGTCTGGTGGACGGCAAATGGGCGGTCATTTTATGAGTCACAGTTTAGATGAAAATGGTGCATGGAAAAACCTTACAAAACAAAAAAATTCAAGCCCTGATATTTCACCAACTGCTGGACAAATGCCACGATTGCTTGGGTTGGCTCAAGCCTCTCAAGTCTATCGTGCCGTAAAAAACATAAATGCTGATAAATTTTCAGTTAAAGGCAACGAAATTGCTTGGGGAACCATTGGAAATGCCAGTACCAGCGAAGGCTTATTTTGGGAAACTTTTAATGCCGCTGGCGTGATGCAAGTGCCAATGGTCATAAGTGTTTGGGATGACGATTATGGAATTTCTGTGCATGCCAAACATCAAACCACTAAAGAAAATATCTCTGAAATTCTCAAAGGTTTTCAAAAAGAAGAAGATACCAATGGCTATGAAATTTTAGTGGTTAAAGGTTGGGATTATGTAGAATTGATTGAGACTTATCAAAAAGCCGAAACCATAGCCAGAGAACAGCATGTCCCTGTTCTAATTCATGTCGTTGAATTAACTCAACCTCAAGGGCATTCTACTTCGGGTTCACACGAACGTTATAAGTCTGAAGAACGATTGAAATGGGAGCGTGAATACGATTGTAATGCCCAAATGAGACAATGGATGATTTCAAATGGCATCGCTACTGAAGAGGATTTGAATGAGCTAGAAAAAGATATCAAAAGCGAAGTCAGAAAAGGTAAACAAGCCGCATGGAAAGCTTTTGGCGAAAGAGCAAAAACAGCAAGCCAAGAACTGATATCTATTCTAAATAAGGTTGTAAAATCCTCTGAAAATTCTTCATTTATAAAACCTATCATAGACAAATTAAAATCTAATGACGAACCTTTAAAATCTATTGTAATCGCTTCAGCAAGAAAAGTTTTACGATATATAAGACACGAGCAGTTTCAAGCTAAAGATGAGCTTATCCAATGGATTGAAAACTTTTCTAATGAAGTTAAACCCGATTACAGTAGCCACTTATATAGTCAGTCTCAATGGAGAGCAACTAATATTGAAGCAATCACACCTGAATATGACGATGATGCCAAAGAAGTTGATGGAAGAATAATTTTACGAGATAATTTTGATAAAATATTTGAAACCATTCCAGAAGCTTTGGTTTTTGGTGAAGATTCTGGAGAAATTGGCGATGTCAATCAAGGTCTTGAAGGACTTCAAAAAAAATACGGAAAAATTCGTGTTTCTGATACAGGCATCCGCGAAGCTACTATTTTGGGTCAAGGTATTGGTCTGGCATTGAGAGGTTTACGTCCCATTGCTGAAATTCAATATTTAGATTATTTGCTCTACGCCATACAAACTATGAGTGATGATTTAGCAACCATCCATTATCGCTCTAAAGGCAAACAAAAAGCACCATTGATTGTAAGAACACGCGGTCATCGCTTAGAAGGAATTTGGCACAGTGGTTCGCCAATGGGCGGTATTTTGAACCTTGTCAGAGGTATAAACGTTCTCGTGCCTCGAAATATGACACAAGCTTCTGGATTTTACAACACCATTTTAGAAAGCGATGAACCTGCTTTAATTATAGAATGCCTGAATGGTTACCGACTTAAAGAAAAAATGCCAACAAACCTCGGTGAATTTAAAACCCCTGTTGGCGTTGTAGAAACATTAAAAGAAGGACAAGACATCACTTTAGTATCTTATGGCTCAACGCTCAGACTTGTGCAACAAGTCGCTAAAGAATTACAAGAAGTTGACATTGATGCTGAAATAATTGATGTGCAATCCTTGTTACCGTTTGACTTAAACCACGACATCGTGAAAAGTGTTCAAAAAACTAATCGTTTATTGGTCATTGACGAAGATGTTCCAGGTGGTGCATCATCTTACATTTTGCAAAATATTATTGAAAAACAAAACGCATATCGCTACTTAGATAGTCAACCACAAACATTAACATCTTACGCTCATCGCCCAGCTTATGGCACAGATGGCGACTATTTTTCAAAACCTTCAACTGAAGATATTTTTGAAAAAGTTTACGCCATAATGCATGAGTTTAAACCTGAAAAATACCCTGAACTGTATTAA
- a CDS encoding aldose 1-epimerase — translation MNRIEKNDRLIELIHAHNHKAVISLDNEGGRLKSLIFDNKQIISDLKNNTYEQSFASAILFPFANRIKNGVYSFNHTTYNLTCNEIDKNNAIHGLVFNKKFELVNTKTTDKTVEAQLEYIENHPPKAYPFSFKIMLTYTLSKHRLLLKVNIKNTGSTDLPFTLGWHPYFCIKNFDKALLKFNSNQIVLTDSKMIPTKILEQKIEQPFFLKNKQLDDCFILNNNKIEFDNGSHKIYIKTSSDLKFFQIYTPPNESKIALEPMTGFSDSFNHKKGLKILKPNTSTEEIWSVEMFK, via the coding sequence TTGAATCGAATAGAAAAAAATGACAGATTAATAGAGTTGATTCACGCTCATAACCACAAAGCCGTTATAAGTTTAGATAATGAAGGTGGAAGACTTAAATCTTTAATTTTTGATAACAAACAGATAATCAGTGATTTAAAAAACAATACTTACGAGCAAAGTTTTGCATCGGCTATTTTGTTTCCGTTTGCTAATAGAATAAAAAACGGGGTTTATAGTTTTAATCATACTACTTATAATTTGACTTGTAATGAGATTGATAAAAACAATGCTATTCATGGATTGGTTTTTAACAAAAAGTTTGAATTAGTCAACACAAAAACAACTGATAAAACAGTAGAAGCCCAACTGGAATATATAGAAAATCATCCTCCCAAGGCTTATCCTTTTTCTTTTAAAATTATGCTAACTTACACATTATCAAAACACAGACTTTTGTTAAAAGTCAATATTAAAAATACAGGATCTACAGATTTGCCTTTTACTTTAGGTTGGCATCCATATTTTTGTATAAAAAATTTTGATAAAGCTCTATTAAAATTTAATTCTAATCAAATTGTATTGACTGACAGTAAAATGATACCTACAAAAATTTTAGAGCAAAAAATAGAACAACCTTTTTTTCTTAAAAACAAACAACTTGATGATTGTTTTATTTTAAACAATAACAAAATTGAATTTGATAATGGAAGTCATAAAATTTATATTAAAACGTCTTCAGATTTAAAATTTTTTCAAATCTATACTCCGCCAAATGAAAGCAAAATAGCTTTGGAACCCATGACAGGATTTTCAGATAGTTTTAATCATAAAAAAGGGTTGAAAATTCTAAAACCAAACACTTCAACAGAGGAAATATGGTCGGTTGAAATGTTTAAATAA
- a CDS encoding class I SAM-dependent RNA methyltransferase, which produces MSNNFKMLATTLFGFEPLLERELLKLGAMDIKPGIRNVSFVGDKGFMYKADLSLRTALSILKPIKSFKFHTEDEFYHRLYEFNWSTVMAVDKTFMVSATTHQSIFNNSQFVGLRTKDAIVDFFRNKTGKRPDVSTDNPQMIFNVHINKNTCTLSLDSSGDKLFKRGYRTATNIAPINEVLAAGLLLHSGWDGQSDFMDPMCGSGTILIEAAMIACQIPPNLNRRSFGFMHWQDWDEDLYEVIMNSVLKKIRPFHFKIKGIDKAPSAVRKAQDNVDKANLSEFISIHHDDFFSTSKGGERSLHMLFNPPYGNRLDVNPELFYKTLGQVLRENYKNTKVCFITTDEDAPRYLNLKGSKPIKVFNGGIEAKLYQFLVY; this is translated from the coding sequence ATGAGCAATAACTTTAAAATGTTGGCAACAACCCTTTTTGGATTTGAGCCTTTACTCGAACGAGAACTCTTGAAACTCGGTGCCATGGATATTAAACCTGGCATAAGAAATGTAAGTTTTGTGGGAGACAAGGGTTTTATGTATAAAGCAGATCTCAGTTTGAGAACAGCCTTGAGCATTTTAAAGCCAATAAAATCTTTTAAATTTCACACCGAAGACGAATTTTATCACAGATTGTATGAATTCAATTGGTCAACTGTTATGGCGGTTGACAAAACTTTTATGGTGTCTGCTACGACTCATCAGTCAATATTTAACAACTCACAGTTTGTAGGCTTGCGTACTAAAGATGCTATTGTAGATTTTTTTAGAAATAAAACTGGAAAACGCCCTGATGTTTCTACTGATAATCCACAGATGATTTTTAATGTGCACATCAACAAAAATACTTGTACTCTTAGCTTAGATAGCTCAGGCGATAAATTGTTTAAACGCGGTTATCGAACAGCGACAAATATAGCCCCAATAAATGAAGTTTTGGCTGCTGGATTATTGTTGCATTCGGGTTGGGACGGTCAATCTGATTTTATGGATCCTATGTGTGGTAGCGGTACTATTTTGATTGAAGCCGCAATGATAGCTTGCCAAATTCCACCAAATCTTAATCGGAGAAGCTTTGGATTTATGCATTGGCAAGATTGGGATGAAGATTTGTATGAAGTGATTATGAATTCGGTTTTAAAAAAAATCAGACCGTTTCATTTTAAAATTAAAGGGATTGATAAAGCACCTTCTGCTGTGAGAAAAGCCCAAGATAATGTTGATAAAGCCAACTTGAGTGAGTTTATCAGCATTCATCACGATGACTTTTTTTCAACTTCAAAAGGAGGTGAACGGTCTTTGCATATGTTGTTCAATCCTCCGTACGGCAACCGATTAGATGTCAACCCTGAGTTGTTTTACAAAACTTTAGGGCAAGTTCTAAGAGAAAATTACAAAAACACAAAGGTGTGTTTTATCACTACAGATGAAGATGCACCTCGGTATTTGAATCTTAAAGGCTCAAAACCTATCAAAGTTTTTAATGGCGGAATAGAGGCGAAGTTGTATCAATTTTTGGTGTATTGA
- a CDS encoding cyclopropane-fatty-acyl-phospholipid synthase family protein, with product MKQTESKWYATWFDTPYYHILYKNRDDKEAQNFMLQLTDFLKLKPQSHILDVACGRGRHSIYLNKIGYRVTGIDLSQNNIDYAKKFETDGLHFERHDMCQPMGKTYDAVFNLFTSFGYFEKDDYNINAIKAMKANMKPDAFGVIDFLNVHHTLKHLKKYDAKTIDGIDFKIHKWIDKGYILKHIQFEVDNQKHDYTERLKCIDLKLFKSYFKVANLNIKHVFGNYNLEDFDAETSERLILVFNQ from the coding sequence ATGAAACAAACAGAGTCTAAATGGTATGCGACATGGTTCGACACACCGTATTATCATATTTTATATAAAAACAGAGACGACAAAGAAGCTCAAAACTTTATGCTTCAACTGACTGATTTTCTCAAACTAAAACCACAATCTCATATTTTAGATGTGGCTTGTGGACGTGGACGTCACTCCATTTATTTGAATAAAATAGGCTATCGAGTTACAGGGATTGACTTGTCTCAAAACAACATAGATTATGCAAAAAAGTTTGAAACCGATGGTTTGCATTTTGAACGCCATGATATGTGCCAACCTATGGGAAAAACTTATGATGCGGTATTTAATCTCTTTACAAGTTTTGGTTATTTTGAAAAAGACGATTACAACATCAACGCCATAAAAGCTATGAAAGCTAATATGAAGCCTGATGCCTTCGGTGTTATAGATTTTTTGAATGTGCATCATACTTTAAAACATTTAAAAAAATATGATGCCAAAACCATTGATGGCATTGATTTTAAAATTCATAAATGGATTGACAAAGGCTATATTCTTAAACACATACAATTTGAAGTTGACAATCAAAAGCACGATTACACTGAGCGATTAAAATGTATTGATCTAAAGCTGTTTAAATCTTATTTTAAAGTCGCTAATTTGAATATCAAACATGTGTTTGGGAATTATAATTTAGAAGATTTTGATGCTGAAACTTCAGAACGTTTAATTTTGGTTTTTAATCAATGA
- a CDS encoding ZIP family metal transporter produces the protein MMSLYLPIIAVFLGFLIALKIKAHSKYLDLLLAFSGGFLLSVTVVSLLPEIYYQQEGIIGFFILFGIVLQLVLEFFSKGAEHGHVHFQPKENTFPILLFISLSIHSFFEGFPTHTHPDLLIGILVHKIPVAIIVSSFLLNSDLSKTKLIVFLTLFSLMTPLGSLVHIIFENELGQVKIWVEAVVVGILLHIASTILFETSKDHQFNFKKFISILIGMGLAVTQSLF, from the coding sequence ATGATGAGTTTGTACCTTCCTATTATTGCTGTATTTTTAGGATTTTTGATAGCTTTAAAAATCAAAGCCCATTCAAAATATCTCGATCTACTACTTGCCTTTAGCGGTGGATTTTTACTATCAGTTACTGTGGTAAGTCTTTTACCCGAAATTTACTATCAGCAAGAAGGCATAATAGGTTTTTTTATTTTATTTGGAATAGTATTGCAATTGGTTTTAGAGTTTTTTTCCAAAGGTGCAGAGCATGGTCATGTACATTTCCAACCAAAAGAGAATACATTTCCAATATTGCTTTTTATAAGTTTATCTATTCACTCTTTTTTTGAAGGTTTTCCAACACATACGCATCCAGATTTATTAATTGGCATTTTGGTTCATAAAATACCTGTTGCCATTATTGTGAGTAGTTTTTTATTGAATTCTGATTTATCAAAAACCAAATTGATTGTTTTTTTAACTCTGTTTTCTTTGATGACACCTCTCGGTAGTCTTGTTCATATCATTTTTGAAAACGAATTGGGTCAAGTAAAAATTTGGGTTGAAGCCGTTGTGGTAGGAATCCTACTCCACATTGCCTCTACCATTTTGTTTGAAACCTCTAAAGATCACCAGTTTAACTTTAAGAAGTTTATTAGTATATTGATTGGTATGGGACTTGCGGTTACGCAGTCGCTGTTTTGA
- a CDS encoding GIY-YIG nuclease family protein: protein MPKRLIHRYWVYIITNKPKGTLYIGVTGGIDDRMERHVAGKGSKFLARYNLNKLVHLEEFQYVNDAIKREKQLKRWHRQWKINLIESTNPEWKDLWKPLDQDQDQDPEINSG, encoded by the coding sequence GTGCCTAAGCGACTTATACATAGGTATTGGGTATATATCATAACAAACAAGCCCAAAGGGACGCTATATATTGGCGTTACAGGAGGTATTGACGATAGAATGGAAAGACATGTAGCTGGTAAAGGTTCTAAGTTTCTTGCAAGGTATAACCTGAATAAATTAGTGCATTTAGAAGAATTTCAATATGTCAATGACGCAATAAAACGTGAAAAGCAATTAAAACGCTGGCATAGGCAGTGGAAAATTAATTTGATTGAAAGCACCAATCCAGAATGGAAAGATTTGTGGAAACCTTTAGACCAAGACCAAGACCAAGACCCTGAAATAAATTCAGGGTGA
- a CDS encoding TraR/DksA C4-type zinc finger protein: MTTTTTTTTKQPERYSDAELLEFKELIENKIKNAEKQLNIYIDAYKNGSANDTEDTAPTFKSFDDGSNTLSKEANSQLAIRQEKFIRDLKNALVRIENKSYGICRVTGKLIQKERLKLVPHATLSIEAKNRQN, from the coding sequence ATGACAACAACAACAACAACAACAACAAAACAACCCGAACGGTATTCAGATGCTGAACTATTAGAGTTTAAAGAACTGATAGAAAACAAAATAAAAAACGCCGAAAAGCAACTCAATATTTATATTGATGCTTACAAAAATGGCAGTGCAAATGATACAGAAGATACCGCACCAACTTTTAAATCTTTTGACGACGGCAGTAATACGCTAAGTAAAGAAGCTAACTCGCAATTGGCTATTCGTCAAGAAAAATTTATCAGAGATTTAAAAAATGCTTTAGTAAGAATAGAAAATAAATCTTATGGTATTTGCCGTGTGACAGGAAAATTAATCCAGAAAGAAAGATTAAAATTAGTTCCACACGCAACGCTCAGCATCGAAGCTAAAAACCGTCAGAATTAA